Proteins found in one Alicyclobacillus cycloheptanicus genomic segment:
- the dut gene encoding dUTP diphosphatase has protein sequence MTVHFVPVSPWFRPEYLPRYASEGAAGMDLHACTDKPIVLEPGARVRVPTGIAIQLPHPNVVALVYARSGLAWRHGIGLPNGVGVIDSDYTGEIQVLLTNFGTAPFTIQPGDRIAQIVFAPIHLAQLVQVDTLRPTARGSGGFGSTGVAGERGGPG, from the coding sequence TTGACGGTTCATTTTGTGCCCGTGTCCCCATGGTTTCGTCCCGAATACCTGCCTCGCTACGCGTCAGAGGGGGCGGCCGGGATGGATTTACACGCGTGCACGGACAAGCCGATTGTGCTTGAGCCGGGTGCACGTGTGCGTGTGCCGACCGGGATCGCCATCCAATTACCGCACCCAAACGTCGTCGCGCTGGTATACGCGCGCAGCGGACTGGCGTGGCGGCACGGCATCGGCCTGCCCAACGGCGTGGGCGTGATTGACAGCGACTACACTGGCGAAATCCAGGTGCTGCTGACCAACTTTGGGACAGCTCCGTTTACGATTCAACCGGGCGATCGCATCGCGCAGATTGTGTTTGCGCCCATCCACCTGGCCCAGCTGGTGCAAGTGGACACCTTGCGCCCAACGGCCCGCGGTTCGGGCGGCTTTGGCTCGACTGGTGTGGCAGGCGAGCGGGGCGGGCCGGGTTAG
- a CDS encoding M16 family metallopeptidase: protein MAYRIQLPNGVRVVGEEIPTIRSVSIGVWIKTGSRYETPRNNGISHFLEHMFFKGTNRYTARELAEVFDGIGGQVNAFTSKEYTCYYAKVLDEHFSIAVDTLADMLFHSRFAVEEMEKEKKVVIEEIRMCEDEPDELVMDVLTENVYGSHPLGYTILGQEENLRRFTQDELHSYIAERYGPENIVVAIAGNVPELVAVSVVEQLFGRDFDHTRRTETVLTPPTFQFQSSFRMKDTEQVHLCMAAPGLPAGHQDLYALVLLNNILGSSPSSKLFQEIREERGLAYSVFSFHSSYQDCGMFGVYAGTSPEHAAEVISVIRETCRKVSETGLTEEELKKAKEQVKGSMMLSLESSSSRMSRLGKNELLLGREITLDESLAQIRAVTTEDVRRVAHDVLGQSFAAAVVGPVDEPTFQGWIA, encoded by the coding sequence ATGGCCTATCGCATACAACTCCCGAATGGTGTTCGGGTCGTGGGCGAGGAAATTCCCACCATTCGGTCGGTCAGTATCGGTGTGTGGATCAAAACCGGATCCCGGTACGAAACACCACGCAACAATGGGATCAGTCACTTTCTCGAACACATGTTTTTCAAGGGGACCAATCGGTATACAGCCAGGGAGCTTGCCGAGGTGTTTGATGGCATCGGCGGACAGGTCAATGCCTTTACGTCGAAGGAATACACGTGTTACTACGCAAAAGTACTGGATGAACACTTTTCGATCGCGGTCGATACCTTGGCGGACATGTTGTTCCACTCCCGGTTTGCCGTCGAGGAGATGGAGAAGGAAAAAAAAGTCGTGATCGAGGAAATCCGGATGTGCGAAGATGAGCCGGATGAGCTCGTGATGGACGTGCTGACAGAGAATGTGTACGGCAGTCACCCGCTTGGCTACACGATTCTTGGCCAGGAAGAGAATTTGCGGCGTTTCACGCAGGATGAACTGCATTCGTACATCGCGGAACGGTATGGACCGGAGAATATTGTCGTCGCCATCGCGGGCAATGTTCCGGAGTTGGTAGCTGTTTCGGTGGTGGAGCAGTTGTTCGGCAGGGACTTTGACCACACGCGGCGCACAGAGACGGTGTTGACACCGCCGACGTTCCAGTTTCAGTCGAGTTTCCGCATGAAGGATACCGAACAGGTCCATCTCTGCATGGCAGCACCGGGACTGCCGGCTGGACACCAGGACTTGTATGCGCTCGTTTTGTTGAACAACATCCTGGGCAGTTCGCCGAGTTCGAAGTTGTTCCAGGAGATTCGTGAAGAACGGGGACTTGCGTACTCTGTGTTTTCCTTCCACTCTTCCTATCAGGATTGCGGGATGTTCGGTGTGTACGCCGGCACCTCTCCAGAACACGCCGCGGAAGTGATTTCGGTGATTCGGGAAACTTGCCGGAAGGTGAGCGAGACCGGGCTGACGGAGGAAGAGTTGAAAAAGGCCAAAGAGCAAGTGAAGGGCTCGATGATGCTGAGTCTCGAGAGCAGCAGCAGCCGAATGAGTCGGCTCGGCAAGAACGAATTGCTCTTAGGCAGAGAAATTACGTTGGATGAGTCTCTGGCGCAAATTCGCGCGGTCACGACGGAGGACGTACGCCGGGTGGCACACGACGTGCTGGGTCAATCGTTCGCGGCGGCTGTCGTGGGACCTGTGGACGAACCAACGTTTCAAGGGTGGATCGCGTGA